The following proteins are co-located in the Streptococcus downei MFe28 genome:
- a CDS encoding acyl-ACP thioesterase domain-containing protein codes for MGKKFKVTYQVPFYESDINHQIKLPHLLSFALQVSGLQSESLGNTDDWLLEHFNLVWVITDYELDIKRLPRYAETIEVETEAIAYNKLFCYRKFYIYGQDGQQIIEISSTFVLMDYDSRKVVTVKDEIVAPYESEKIKKLLRGPKYKPLEEAQEARFHVRYLDLDMNGHVNNSKYLEWMYEAMDLDFLKSHVPKKIHLKYLKEIHYGKDIITRMHQDGLTSQHEIKTDQGLHAQAQIEWREREQQ; via the coding sequence ATGGGAAAAAAATTTAAGGTGACTTATCAAGTTCCGTTTTACGAAAGCGACATCAATCATCAGATAAAACTCCCCCACCTGCTGTCTTTCGCCCTGCAAGTATCAGGCCTGCAGTCAGAAAGCCTGGGTAATACCGACGATTGGCTTTTGGAGCATTTTAATCTAGTCTGGGTTATTACAGACTATGAGCTGGATATCAAGCGACTGCCCCGCTATGCCGAAACCATTGAGGTGGAGACTGAAGCTATCGCCTATAACAAGCTCTTTTGTTATCGGAAGTTCTATATATACGGTCAAGATGGCCAGCAGATTATTGAGATTTCCTCCACCTTTGTTCTCATGGATTATGATAGCCGCAAGGTGGTGACGGTCAAGGATGAAATTGTTGCCCCCTATGAATCTGAGAAGATAAAAAAATTACTTCGGGGACCAAAATACAAGCCTCTGGAAGAGGCGCAAGAAGCCCGTTTTCATGTTCGTTATTTGGACTTGGATATGAACGGCCATGTCAACAACAGCAAGTATCTGGAGTGGATGTATGAAGCCATGGACCTTGATTTTCTCAAGAGCCATGTCCCTAAGAAAATCCACCTCAAATACCTCAAGGAAATCCATTACGGCAAAGACATCATCACTCGGATGCACCAAGATGGCCTGACTAGCCAGCACGAGATTAAGACCGACCAAGGCCTCCACGCCCAAGCCCAGATAGAGTGGCGGGAGCGTGAACAGCAATAA
- a CDS encoding TIGR01457 family HAD-type hydrolase: MTYKGYLIDLDGTIYRGKERIPAGERFIKRLQEQKIPYTLVTNNTMRTPQMVQKMLAKNFNVETPLETIYTATLATVDYMNDMKRGKTAYVIGEVGLKSAIAEAGYMEDKDNPAYVVVGLDRGLTYEMLVTATLAIQKGALFIGTNPDLNIPTERGQEPGAGAIQNLLESATRVKPVIIGKPEAVIINKALDRLGLSRDQAVMVGDNYMTDIMAGIKNDVDTLLVLTGFTKPEDVPGLPVKPSHVVDSLDDWEL; the protein is encoded by the coding sequence ATGACTTACAAAGGTTATTTAATTGATTTAGACGGGACCATTTACCGAGGGAAGGAACGGATTCCAGCTGGTGAGCGCTTTATCAAACGCCTGCAGGAGCAAAAAATTCCCTACACCTTGGTGACCAACAATACTATGCGGACCCCGCAGATGGTGCAGAAAATGTTGGCTAAGAATTTTAATGTGGAAACACCGCTAGAAACCATCTACACCGCGACTTTGGCAACTGTTGATTATATGAATGATATGAAGCGAGGCAAGACTGCCTACGTTATCGGAGAAGTTGGCCTCAAGTCAGCTATTGCTGAGGCCGGTTATATGGAGGATAAGGATAACCCAGCCTATGTTGTGGTTGGTCTTGATCGTGGACTGACCTATGAAATGTTGGTAACCGCGACTCTGGCTATCCAAAAAGGAGCTCTCTTTATCGGGACCAATCCTGACCTCAATATTCCAACCGAGCGCGGTCAAGAGCCAGGAGCTGGCGCCATTCAAAATCTCCTGGAGTCAGCGACTCGGGTTAAGCCTGTTATTATCGGTAAACCAGAGGCGGTCATTATCAATAAAGCCTTGGATAGGCTGGGCTTGAGCCGAGATCAGGCAGTTATGGTCGGGGACAATTATATGACCGATATCATGGCAGGGATCAAAAATGATGTGGATACCCTCTTGGTCTTGACAGGCTTCACCAAGCCAGAAGATGTCCCAGGTCTACCCGTTAAACCTAGCCATGTTGTCGATAGCCTAGATGATTGGGAGCTCTAA
- a CDS encoding TIGR01906 family membrane protein gives MKEKVKLAGFAFWLLSLAILLTIYLAWVLYPLENHWLHLAKLRGLTNHQLLYNFHQLMSYLTLPWVAELKMADFPSSAEGLAHFRDVKHLFHLDQLVFLISLLPSWFYFKRQLRTKSLWLASRFFAALAILPVLLGLVAFLIGFDQFFTLFHQLLFPGATNWLFNPYTDPIIWVLPEDYFLHCFILFFVLYEIIMLGCLWLSRRSWRAYRKKSSA, from the coding sequence ATGAAAGAAAAAGTAAAATTGGCTGGCTTTGCCTTCTGGCTCTTAAGTCTAGCCATTTTGTTAACTATTTATTTGGCCTGGGTCCTCTATCCTTTAGAAAATCATTGGCTACACCTAGCTAAACTTAGAGGACTGACTAACCACCAGTTGCTCTATAATTTTCACCAGCTGATGAGCTATTTGACCCTGCCTTGGGTGGCTGAGCTCAAGATGGCTGACTTTCCCTCATCGGCCGAGGGACTGGCCCATTTTCGCGATGTTAAGCACCTCTTTCATCTAGATCAGTTGGTCTTTCTAATTAGCCTTCTACCTTCTTGGTTCTATTTCAAGCGCCAGTTGCGAACCAAATCCCTTTGGCTGGCCAGTCGGTTCTTTGCAGCTTTAGCTATTCTACCAGTTTTGCTGGGACTTGTGGCCTTTCTTATCGGATTTGACCAGTTCTTTACCCTTTTTCATCAGCTACTTTTTCCAGGCGCAACCAACTGGCTCTTTAATCCCTACACCGACCCTATCATCTGGGTCCTGCCCGAGGATTATTTTCTCCATTGCTTTATTCTCTTCTTTGTTCTCTATGAAATCATCATGCTGGGCTGTCTCTGGTTGAGCAGAAGAAGCTGGAGAGCTTATCGGAAGAAGTCATCAGCATAA
- the gtfB gene encoding accessory Sec system glycosylation chaperone GtfB produces MINLFENYNQDSWDLHYSLILSGYQNTTIAINDNGFLPDDVTSPFLFFTGFVNATGKPLHFNEIPVPKFWEIKATNSSGQIFDLNKKRANIHFSKPTHNRFVQSVDWLDEAGKIRSTDHYNKYGYRFAQTIYNRDSQAVQKSYYDKSGKEVLMENYVTGDLVLEHEGKIYIFKSKADFVTYYIQASGYDLDRIIFNTLGLPFLVKYQLHQEGDDVLFWQEPIGDSLPYNMQLLLKPDAERKTKIIVQDANTYEKILRMVTPEQREAFTYVGLLYPFQRDNQARKEALILTNSDQLDYVENIIEDFPDMTLHIAAITEMSSRLLSLGRFSNVHLYPNVTNMTVRQLFGRSDIYLDINQGNEILSAIRTAFESRQLIMGFKERMHNPRYSAPEFFFDLGNYASFRDKLRNVLGNRAAITLDLQAQYKAANLALPADYRRELGEPAPRPVAEAKSQVQETVVPTNPSPESQEKEDFPTQEDAQVDQTLETHGVAPEAGQTPVNQEKPAGQTLSPDNQKASGGTPQSPERQSEALGDQPTPENQEGPLEAGQIPPVEEVGTDGLELGEEEQSVQTGQNPSLEAKESLQETMASPALEEAPTYLQTDEADDQANRNLKLDLSLNPEMADTQAVPNLEAQEFVLGQDLPADQEEPSIQEQVSTLLKDEENTYTFDLSQEVSLDDEQVVEYSAPNLEDVELEDSEQDDSVEQPSVDLEPKTVERETPAD; encoded by the coding sequence TCAAGACAGCTGGGACCTCCATTATTCCCTCATCCTGTCGGGCTATCAAAATACTACCATTGCCATCAACGACAATGGTTTCCTGCCTGATGATGTGACCTCTCCCTTCCTCTTTTTCACCGGCTTTGTCAATGCCACAGGCAAGCCTCTGCATTTCAATGAGATTCCTGTGCCTAAGTTTTGGGAAATCAAGGCCACCAATTCCAGCGGTCAAATTTTTGACCTCAATAAAAAACGGGCCAACATCCATTTCTCTAAGCCAACTCACAATCGCTTTGTCCAATCGGTTGACTGGCTGGACGAGGCGGGCAAGATTCGCTCGACCGACCACTACAATAAGTACGGTTACCGTTTTGCCCAAACCATCTACAATCGTGATAGTCAAGCCGTTCAGAAGTCCTATTACGACAAGTCTGGCAAGGAAGTTCTGATGGAAAACTATGTGACTGGCGATTTGGTTTTGGAGCACGAAGGCAAGATTTATATCTTCAAGTCCAAGGCTGATTTTGTCACCTACTATATCCAGGCTTCAGGTTACGATTTGGACCGAATCATTTTTAACACCTTGGGTCTTCCCTTCCTAGTCAAATACCAACTCCACCAAGAAGGCGATGACGTCCTTTTCTGGCAGGAGCCCATTGGCGATAGCCTGCCTTATAATATGCAGCTCCTCCTCAAGCCAGATGCAGAGCGCAAAACCAAGATTATCGTCCAGGATGCCAATACCTACGAGAAAATCTTGAGGATGGTGACCCCAGAGCAAAGGGAAGCCTTCACCTATGTCGGCCTCCTCTATCCTTTCCAAAGGGATAATCAGGCCCGCAAGGAAGCCTTGATTTTGACCAATTCTGACCAGTTGGATTATGTAGAAAATATCATTGAAGATTTCCCGGACATGACCCTGCATATTGCGGCCATTACGGAAATGTCCAGCAGGCTCCTCAGTCTGGGGCGCTTCAGCAATGTCCACCTCTATCCTAATGTGACCAATATGACGGTCCGCCAGCTCTTTGGTCGTTCGGATATCTATCTGGACATCAACCAGGGCAATGAGATTCTTTCGGCCATTCGGACAGCCTTTGAAAGTCGCCAGTTGATTATGGGCTTTAAGGAGCGGATGCACAATCCACGCTACTCGGCACCAGAGTTCTTCTTTGACCTGGGCAATTATGCTAGCTTTAGAGATAAGCTCCGCAATGTACTGGGCAATCGAGCAGCAATTACCCTGGATCTCCAGGCCCAATACAAGGCAGCCAACCTAGCCTTGCCAGCAGACTACCGTCGGGAGCTGGGAGAGCCTGCCCCAAGACCAGTCGCAGAAGCCAAGTCCCAAGTCCAAGAGACAGTTGTCCCAACCAATCCATCTCCTGAAAGTCAAGAAAAAGAAGATTTCCCAACTCAAGAAGATGCGCAAGTTGACCAAACTCTTGAGACCCATGGAGTAGCCCCAGAAGCTGGGCAAACCCCTGTCAATCAGGAGAAACCAGCCGGACAAACCTTATCCCCTGATAATCAGAAAGCAAGTGGTGGAACTCCCCAGTCACCTGAAAGGCAAAGCGAGGCTCTAGGAGATCAACCGACCCCTGAGAACCAAGAAGGACCTCTTGAAGCTGGTCAGATTCCCCCAGTTGAGGAAGTGGGCACAGATGGGTTAGAGCTAGGAGAGGAAGAGCAATCGGTCCAAACTGGCCAAAATCCATCCCTTGAAGCCAAAGAGTCTTTACAAGAAACAATGGCTAGTCCAGCCCTTGAAGAAGCCCCCACATATCTTCAAACAGATGAGGCAGATGACCAAGCCAACCGAAATCTTAAGCTAGACCTTTCGCTAAATCCAGAGATGGCTGACACTCAAGCAGTCCCAAACCTTGAGGCGCAAGAGTTTGTCCTAGGGCAAGACTTGCCAGCTGACCAAGAGGAGCCATCCATCCAGGAGCAGGTCTCCACCCTCCTCAAAGATGAAGAAAACACCTACACCTTTGATTTATCTCAGGAGGTTTCTCTAGACGATGAACAAGTGGTAGAGTATTCGGCTCCTAACCTTGAAGATGTGGAACTAGAAGACTCCGAGCAAGATGACTCAGTCGAGCAACCTTCTGTTGACCTAGAGCCCAAGACCGTGGAAAGGGAAACTCCAGCAGATTAG
- a CDS encoding DNA-methyltransferase: MKIDCFYNEDSIVGLSRIPTNSIHSIISDIPYGIDYDEWDVLHSNTNSGLGGSSLSQTKNKLFKRRGKPLNGWSEADKQRPLEYQNWVSSWSKEWFRVLKPGGSAFVFAGRKYSHRVIIALEEAGFTFKDMLSWERDKAPHRAQRLSKIYERRGDYENQKNWEGWRVANLRPLFEPILWLQKPYKTGGTIANNVLENGVGAWYEDALKKWNINQDMSNQSNMIKVEFQPDDRKYHTTQKPINLMKLLVELVTVEGQVILDPFAGSATTLLAAKELHRKYIGFEKDTKIFESGLSRL; this comes from the coding sequence ATGAAGATCGATTGTTTTTATAATGAAGATAGCATAGTAGGTTTAAGTAGGATTCCTACCAATTCAATTCATTCTATTATTTCAGACATTCCGTACGGTATCGATTATGATGAGTGGGATGTTCTTCATTCTAATACGAATAGTGGATTGGGTGGTAGTTCTCTTTCACAAACTAAAAATAAACTTTTCAAAAGAAGAGGAAAACCATTGAATGGTTGGTCTGAAGCGGACAAACAAAGACCACTAGAATATCAAAATTGGGTTTCTTCTTGGTCCAAAGAATGGTTCCGGGTTTTAAAGCCAGGGGGCAGTGCTTTTGTTTTTGCTGGAAGGAAATATTCACACAGAGTCATAATTGCTCTTGAAGAAGCTGGATTCACATTTAAAGATATGTTGAGTTGGGAGAGAGATAAGGCTCCGCATAGAGCACAACGTCTGTCGAAGATTTATGAACGTAGAGGAGATTATGAAAATCAAAAAAATTGGGAGGGTTGGCGAGTTGCAAATTTAAGACCATTATTTGAGCCAATATTATGGTTACAAAAGCCTTATAAAACAGGAGGTACAATTGCAAATAATGTCTTAGAAAATGGCGTAGGTGCATGGTATGAAGATGCCTTGAAAAAATGGAATATTAATCAAGACATGTCAAATCAGTCTAATATGATAAAGGTTGAGTTTCAACCAGATGATAGGAAATACCATACTACACAGAAGCCGATTAATTTAATGAAGCTATTAGTGGAGCTTGTTACAGTAGAGGGGCAAGTTATTTTGGATCCATTTGCAGGTAGTGCTACAACTCTATTGGCAGCCAAAGAGCTTCATAGGAAATATATAGGATTTGAGAAAGATACAAAAATATTTGAAAGTGGATTAAGCAGATTGTAG
- the hemW gene encoding radical SAM family heme chaperone HemW — translation MFTKPTSAYVHIPFCTQICYYCDFSKVFIKNQPVDDYLQALLEEFRFYDIKNLRTLYIGGGTPTALSASQLEVLLLGLQESLDLSALEEFTIEANPGDLTADKVEVLQKSAVNRVSLGVQTFDDKELKRIGRSHNEAQIYQSVSALKQAGFDNISIDLIYALPGQTMDQVKTNVKKALALDIPHLSLYSLILENHTVFMNKMRRGRLHLPNEDVESDMFTYIIDELEKHGFEHYEISNFTKPGYESRHNLVYWDNVEYYGLGAGASGYLDGVRYRNRGPIQHYLKAVAQAGHARLHEEKLTKSEQMEEEIFLGLRKKSGISINRFQEKFQEDFQQRYGQIVADLLADGLLQTQGDQIRMTKRGLFLGDTVAEKFFID, via the coding sequence ATGTTTACTAAACCGACCTCTGCCTATGTGCACATCCCTTTTTGCACGCAGATTTGCTACTATTGCGATTTTTCCAAGGTCTTCATCAAGAACCAGCCGGTGGATGATTATTTGCAGGCCTTGCTGGAGGAGTTTCGTTTTTATGATATAAAAAATTTGCGAACCCTCTATATTGGTGGCGGGACCCCGACCGCCCTGTCAGCCTCGCAGTTGGAGGTCCTTCTGTTGGGCTTACAGGAGAGTTTGGATTTGTCGGCTCTGGAAGAATTCACCATTGAAGCCAATCCCGGTGATTTGACGGCAGATAAGGTTGAAGTTTTGCAAAAATCAGCCGTCAACCGAGTCTCTCTGGGCGTGCAGACCTTTGATGATAAGGAGCTCAAGCGCATCGGCCGCAGTCACAATGAGGCTCAAATTTACCAGTCGGTCTCAGCCCTCAAGCAGGCTGGTTTTGACAATATTTCCATCGACCTCATCTACGCCCTGCCAGGGCAAACCATGGATCAGGTCAAGACCAATGTCAAAAAGGCTCTGGCTCTGGATATTCCCCACCTCAGTCTCTACAGTCTGATTCTGGAGAATCACACGGTCTTTATGAATAAGATGCGTCGTGGTCGGCTCCACCTGCCCAATGAAGATGTCGAGAGCGACATGTTCACCTATATTATTGACGAGCTGGAGAAACACGGCTTTGAGCACTACGAGATTTCCAATTTCACCAAGCCAGGCTACGAGAGCCGGCACAATCTGGTCTACTGGGATAATGTCGAGTATTACGGCCTAGGAGCAGGGGCTTCAGGCTATCTGGATGGTGTCCGCTACCGCAATCGTGGCCCTATTCAGCACTACCTCAAGGCCGTTGCGCAAGCCGGTCATGCTCGCTTGCATGAGGAAAAATTGACCAAGTCCGAGCAGATGGAAGAGGAAATTTTCTTAGGCCTTCGCAAGAAATCAGGCATTTCTATCAATCGTTTTCAGGAAAAATTTCAAGAAGACTTCCAACAACGCTATGGTCAGATTGTGGCCGACTTGCTGGCTGACGGTCTCCTTCAAACTCAAGGCGACCAGATCCGCATGACCAAGCGAGGCCTGTTTTTAGGTGACACGGTGGCTGAAAAATTTTTCATTGACTAA
- a CDS encoding HindIII family type II restriction endonuclease, which produces MNKKEDKNIEKSTFQKLLCLIHELSTSSLDFKKSSEQLESFINQQSNKGMVELVRSIGILPEAIKTSSSQEKLFSKAGDIVLSRALQLLNLNAKPLEERGNAGDVVAQSVEYNYGLVADAKSFRLSRTAKNQKDFKVKALSEWRGDKDYAVLVAPFFQYPTKNSQIFKQSLDENVLLFSWEHLSVLLQLDITETSTFTLEQLWNFPLKHSKKTTVYSSESNFMTEFNNYFIELFKLERSRLHELLQEEILNIKLRSNDESDHWKQEIERVKSLTKDEAIEELLKEINISAKLNTINKFVEGLENEDRLFL; this is translated from the coding sequence ATGAATAAAAAAGAGGATAAAAATATAGAAAAATCTACTTTTCAAAAATTACTTTGCCTAATTCACGAATTATCAACTTCTAGTTTGGATTTTAAAAAGTCAAGTGAACAATTGGAAAGTTTTATTAATCAACAGTCCAATAAAGGTATGGTTGAGTTGGTTCGTTCCATTGGAATTTTACCAGAAGCAATAAAAACAAGTTCTTCCCAAGAAAAACTTTTCTCAAAAGCTGGGGATATTGTTCTTTCGAGAGCTTTACAACTATTGAATTTGAATGCTAAGCCCTTAGAAGAGAGGGGAAATGCTGGTGATGTTGTCGCACAATCCGTTGAATACAATTATGGATTAGTGGCAGATGCGAAATCATTTAGGTTGAGCCGTACGGCGAAAAATCAGAAAGATTTTAAAGTAAAAGCCCTTAGTGAGTGGAGAGGAGATAAGGACTATGCCGTCCTAGTAGCACCATTTTTTCAATATCCAACCAAAAATAGTCAGATTTTTAAACAGTCTTTGGATGAGAATGTTTTGCTCTTTAGTTGGGAACATTTATCGGTTTTACTACAATTAGATATTACAGAAACTTCCACATTTACCCTTGAACAGCTTTGGAATTTTCCATTGAAGCATAGCAAAAAGACGACAGTTTATAGTTCCGAAAGTAATTTTATGACAGAGTTTAATAATTACTTTATTGAACTATTTAAATTGGAAAGAAGTCGACTTCATGAGTTACTACAAGAAGAGATATTGAACATTAAACTAAGATCAAATGATGAAAGTGATCACTGGAAACAGGAGATTGAAAGAGTAAAATCATTGACTAAAGATGAAGCCATAGAAGAGCTTTTGAAAGAAATTAATATCTCTGCAAAATTAAACACTATTAATAAATTTGTTGAGGGGCTAGAAAATGAAGATCGATTGTTTTTATAA